The genomic DNA GGGCTTGTGGCGGTGCCAGGGCAATCGATCAGGCCATGTACACGGCGATGAAGGCCAGCAGGAACATCATGATGCCGCCGACCACGGGCAGCACCACGGGAATCACGTGAACCACGTTTTCCACGGGATCGTGCGGGAGCGATTCGGGGGCGTGCGTAGTGTGGTGGTCGGACATGGTGTGGGCTCCAGATGCTTAAAACTTGCGCAATTCTAGCCGCGCCGGCGTGCACGGGGCTGAAAACCCCGCGCCGGGGGTCAGATCAGGTCGGCCTCCATGCCCGCCGAACGCAGCTTGCCCAGCACCTCGTCCACGTGCGCCTTGCTCCTTGTCTGCAGGACCAGCTCGATCTCCACGTTCTGCGCGGCCAGCATGGTGAATGCGCGCTGGTGGTGCACTTCCTCGATGTTCGCGCCCGCGTCGGCCACGGTGGCGGTGATGCGCGCGAGCACGCCCGGCACGTCGCGCGCGCTGACCTTGATGCGCGCCAGCCGGCCCGAGCGCACCATGCCGCGCTCGATGATGGCGGCCAGCAGCAGCGGATCGATGTTGCCCCCCGAGAGCACCAGCCCCACGCGCTTGCCCCTGAAGCGGGCGGGGTGGCGCACCAGCGCCGCCAGGGCCGCGGCGCCCGCGCCCTCGACCAGGGTCTTTTCGATCTCCAGCAGCATCAGCACGGCCTGCTCGATATCGCCTTCGTCCACCAGCACCAGGTCGTCCACCAGGCGCTGCACCACCTCCTGGGTGATCTTGCCCGGGGTGCCCACGGCAATGCCCTCGGCGATGGTCGAGGTGCCCATGGGGTGCTGCGTGTGCCGCACGGCGTTGACCATCGACGGAAAGCGCGCCGCCTGCACGCCCACGATCTCGATGCCGGGCTTGAGCGCCTTGGCCGCCGTGGCCATGCCGGCGATCAGCCCGCCCCCGCCGATGGCGACGACCAGCATGTCCAGATCGGGCTGGGCGGCGAGCATCTCCAGCGCGACCGTGCCCTGGCCCGCGGCAATGGCTTCGTCGTCGTAGGGGTGCACGAACGTCAGCCCCTGCGCATCGGCCAGCCCGTAGGCGTGGGCCCGGGCTTCTTCGAGCGTGTCGCCGTGCAGCACCACCTCGGCGCCGAAGCCGCGGGTGCGCTCCACCTTCACGCCGGGCGTGAAGCGCGGCATCACGATCACCGCGCGCAGGCCCAGGCGCTGCGCGTGGTAGGCCACGCCCTGGGCATGGTTGCCCGCGCTCATGGCCACCACACCCGGCGTCGTTCCGGGCGCCGCGCCGCGGGCACGTTCCGCGTCGACCAGCAAGGTGAGCCGGTTGCAGGCGCCCCGCTCCTTGAACGAGGCCGTGAACTGCAGGTTCTCGAACTTGAGGAATACCTGCGCGCCCACGATCTGCGAGAGCGTCTTGGATTCCACACAGGGGGTGTCCAGCACCTGGCCCTGCAGGCGGGTGGCGGCGTCTCGGATGTCTTGGAGGGTCAGCATGGCGCCATTGTGGCGCAGGCCCGCGTGCCGCAGGCCCCCCGGCATGGACATGGGAAGAAAATGGCCGCCAGCGCTTGAGGGGTAAGCGCTGAATGCTATCAAAATGGAAGCATTTACTTGATGCCCAGCCTGCGCGCCAGCTTGTGCAGGTTGCTCGCGTCCACCTCCAGCGCACGCGCCGCCTGGGCCCAGTTGCCCTGGTGGCGCGCCAGGGCCTGCGTGATGGCGTGCCGCTGGCAGGCATCCACGGCGTCGCGCAGCGGGCCTTCGGCGGTGATGGGTGCGGACGGCTCGGTGGCCACGGCGGGGGCACCGGCATCCAGGGGGGCGTGGGCCACGCTGGCGGCGTCGGCGTCCAGGTCGAGCAGCGCGGGCTCCAGCGTCACGATGTCCGCGCGGCTCACGCCCCGGCTCAGGGCCTTGAGCGCCGCGCGGCTGACCACGTGCTCCAGCTCGCGGATGTTGCCGGGCCAGGGGTAGCGGCGCAGGGCGTCCTGTGCGCTGGCCGACAGCCGCAGGCTGCGCAGGCCCAGGCGCGCACGGTTCAGTTCCAGAAAGCGGCCTGCCAGCAGCAGCACATCGTTGCCCCGTTCGCGCAGCGGCGGGATGGGCACGGGGTACACCGACAGCCGGTGGTACAGGTCGGCGCGGAACGCGCCGTCGCGCACCTGCTCGCGCAGGTTGCGGTTGGTGGCGGCGATCACGCGCACGTCCACGCGGCGCGGGCGGTCGGCGCCCAGGCGCTGGATCTCGCCGTTCTGCAGCGTGCGCAGCAGCTTGGCCTGCACGGCCAGCGGCAGCTCGCCCACCTCATCCAGGAACAGCGTGCCGCCCTCGGCGGCCTCAAAGCGTCCCGGCCGGTCGGCCACCGCGCCCGAGAACGCGCCGCGCACATGCCCAAACAGCTCGCTCTCGGCCAGCGATTCGGGCAGCGCCGCGCAGTTCACGTGCACCAGCGGACGGGTAGCGCGGGTGGACTGGCGGTGCAGCAGGCGCGCGAACAGCTCCTTGCCCACGCCGGTCTCACCCAGCAGCAACACGGGGAGGTCCGAGCCCGCCACCACCTCCAGCTCGTGCAGCAGGCGCAGCAGGGGCTCGCTCTGGCCGACGATCTCCATGTCGCCATCGCCCGCGCGGGTGGTGCGCTCGTCGTCGGCGCTGCGTGTGTGGGGGGCGCTGCGCAGCGCCTGCACCTCGCGCTCCAGCCGCGAGATGCGCACGGCCGCCTCCACCAGCACCTTGCAGTCGGCCAGCGCAGCGCGTGCGGCCTCGCCAAAGGTGCCGGTCTGCAGCGCGTCGAGCGTCAGCACCCCCCAGGGCTGGCCGTCCACCCACAGGCTCACGCCCATGCAGTCGTGCACGGGCAGGGGCTCGCCCACCAGGGTGTCGAGCAGGCCGTCGTAGGGGTCGGGCAGGGTGCTGTCGTGGTCAAAGCAGGTCACCTCGCGCCGCGCCAGGATGGCCGCGAGCCGGGGGTGCTGGCTGACCACAAAGCGCCGGCCCAGCGCCTCGCGCACCAGGCCCTCCACGGCCACGGGGCGCAGGTGGTCTTCCTCCAGCTGCAGCAGGGCCACGGCCCCGCAGTGAAAGCGCATGCGCAGGTGGTCCGCCAGCCGCTGCAGGCGCACGGCCTGGGGCAGATCGGTGGCCAGGTCGGCGAGCAGGGGGCTATGGTCCATGGTGATACTTACCTTTGATGGGTGAATTAAACCCTATCCATGGATGGTCAAAAAGACCATGACCGCTGCAAGTGGTTGATTTGATGGGCCTGCAGCCCTGGCCCGGCGCTTGCGATGTGGACAGTGATACCGATTCACTCGTTCCGAAAAGCCATGACCACAAGACCCCGACCCCACGCCGCCAGCGCACGCTGGCGCCGCCCCTTCGTTGTTGTTCTGTTGAAGCAGGAGGCCCGCCATGGGTAACTACCGCAAGCTCTGGTTCACGCTGATCGGCGTGCTCATCGTCACCTTCAGCCTGCTGGGCTACTACGGCGCCGAGGTCTACCGCACCGCGCCGCCCATCCCCGCCAGGATCGCCACGGCCGGGGGTGAAGTGCTTTTCACCCACGACAGCATCCTCGACGGCCAGACCGCCTGGCAGTCGGTGGGCGGCATGCAGCTGGGTTCCATCTGGGGCCACGGCGCCTACCAGGCACCCGACTGGACGGCCGACTGGCTGCACCGCGAGCTGCTCAACTGGCTGGAAGTGGCGTCCGAGCGCGCCCATGGCAAGCCGTTTGCAGACATCGACGCCGCCGCCCAGGCCGTGCTGCGCGACCGCATGAAGACCGAGTACCGCACCAACACCTACAGCCCCGAGACGGGCGTGGCCACGGTGTCCTCGGTGCGGGCCGACGCGATCGCGATGACCGCGCTGTACTACGACCAGCTTTTCAGCGACGTGCCTGCGCTGCACAAGACCCGCGAGCACTTCGCCATGAAGGAGAACACCCTGCCCAGCGCCGAGCGGCGCGCGCAGATGACGGGCTTCTTCTTCTGGACGGCCTGGGCCGCCGCCACCGAGCGCCCCGGCACCACGGCGACGTACACCAACAACTGGCCCCACGAGCCGCTGATCGGCAACAAGCCCACGGCCGAGAATATGGTCTGGTCCGTGATGAGCGTGGTCGTGATGATGGCGGGCGTGGGCTTCCTCGTGTGGGGCTGGTCCTTCCTGCGCAAGCACGACGAGGTGGAACCCACGCCACCCCAGCACGACCCGCTCTCGCGCGTGCCGCTCACGCCGTCGCAGCGCGGGCTGGGCAAGTATTTGTTCCTCATCGTGGCGCTGTTCAGCTTCCAGGTGCTGCTGGGCGGCTTCACGGCCCACTACACGGTGGAAGGCCAGCAGTTCTACGGCATCAACGTGTCGCAGTGGTTCCCCTATTCGCTGGTGCGCACCTGGCACATCCAGAGCGCGCTGTTCTGGATCGCCACGGGCTTCCTGGCCGCGGGCCTGTTCCTCGCGCCGCTCATCAATGGCGGCAAGGACCCGGCTTACCAGAAGCTGGGGGTGGACATCCTGTTCTGGGCGCTGGTCGTGGTGGTCGTCGGCTCGTTCACGGGCAACTACCTGGCCATCGCGCAGATCATGCCGCCCGAGTGGAACTTCTGGCTGGGCCACCAGGGCTATGAATACGTGGACCTGGGCCGCCTGTGGCAGATCGGCAAGTTCACCGGCATCGCCTTCTGGCTGGTGCTCATGCTGCGCGGCATCGTGCCGGCGCTGCGCACCCCCGGCGGCGACAAGAACCTGCTGGCGCTGCTGACGGCGTCGGTGGTGGCCATCGGCCTGTTCTACGGCGCTGGCTTCTTCTACGGTGAACGCACCCACCTGTCGGTGATGGAGTACTGGCGCTGGTGGGTGGTGCACCTGTGGGTCGAGGGCTTCTTCGAAGTCTTCGCCACCACGGCGCTGGCCTTCATCTTCTCGACACTGGGGCTCGTGTCGGTGCGCATGGCCACCACGGCCAGCCTGGCCTCGGCCTCGCTGTTCATGCTGGGTGGCGTGCCCGGCACCTTCCACCACCTCTACTTTGCAGGCACCACCACCCCGGTGATGGCGGTGGGCGCAGCCTTCAGCGCGCTCGAAGTGGTGCCGCTGGTCGTGCTGGGCCATGAGGCCTGGGAACATTGGCGCCTGCAGCACCGCACACCCTGGATGGCCCGCCTGCGCTGGCCGCTGATGTGCTTCGTGGCCGTGGCCTTCTGGAACATGCTGGGCGCGGGCGTCTTCGGCTTCATGATCAACCCGCCCATCTCGCTGTACTACGTGCAGGGCCTGAACACCACGCCGGTGCACG from Acidovorax sp. A79 includes the following:
- a CDS encoding threonine ammonia-lyase, coding for MLTLQDIRDAATRLQGQVLDTPCVESKTLSQIVGAQVFLKFENLQFTASFKERGACNRLTLLVDAERARGAAPGTTPGVVAMSAGNHAQGVAYHAQRLGLRAVIVMPRFTPGVKVERTRGFGAEVVLHGDTLEEARAHAYGLADAQGLTFVHPYDDEAIAAGQGTVALEMLAAQPDLDMLVVAIGGGGLIAGMATAAKALKPGIEIVGVQAARFPSMVNAVRHTQHPMGTSTIAEGIAVGTPGKITQEVVQRLVDDLVLVDEGDIEQAVLMLLEIEKTLVEGAGAAALAALVRHPARFRGKRVGLVLSGGNIDPLLLAAIIERGMVRSGRLARIKVSARDVPGVLARITATVADAGANIEEVHHQRAFTMLAAQNVEIELVLQTRSKAHVDEVLGKLRSAGMEADLI
- the norR gene encoding nitric oxide reductase transcriptional regulator NorR, translated to MDHSPLLADLATDLPQAVRLQRLADHLRMRFHCGAVALLQLEEDHLRPVAVEGLVREALGRRFVVSQHPRLAAILARREVTCFDHDSTLPDPYDGLLDTLVGEPLPVHDCMGVSLWVDGQPWGVLTLDALQTGTFGEAARAALADCKVLVEAAVRISRLEREVQALRSAPHTRSADDERTTRAGDGDMEIVGQSEPLLRLLHELEVVAGSDLPVLLLGETGVGKELFARLLHRQSTRATRPLVHVNCAALPESLAESELFGHVRGAFSGAVADRPGRFEAAEGGTLFLDEVGELPLAVQAKLLRTLQNGEIQRLGADRPRRVDVRVIAATNRNLREQVRDGAFRADLYHRLSVYPVPIPPLRERGNDVLLLAGRFLELNRARLGLRSLRLSASAQDALRRYPWPGNIRELEHVVSRAALKALSRGVSRADIVTLEPALLDLDADAASVAHAPLDAGAPAVATEPSAPITAEGPLRDAVDACQRHAITQALARHQGNWAQAARALEVDASNLHKLARRLGIK
- a CDS encoding nitric-oxide reductase large subunit, encoding MGNYRKLWFTLIGVLIVTFSLLGYYGAEVYRTAPPIPARIATAGGEVLFTHDSILDGQTAWQSVGGMQLGSIWGHGAYQAPDWTADWLHRELLNWLEVASERAHGKPFADIDAAAQAVLRDRMKTEYRTNTYSPETGVATVSSVRADAIAMTALYYDQLFSDVPALHKTREHFAMKENTLPSAERRAQMTGFFFWTAWAAATERPGTTATYTNNWPHEPLIGNKPTAENMVWSVMSVVVMMAGVGFLVWGWSFLRKHDEVEPTPPQHDPLSRVPLTPSQRGLGKYLFLIVALFSFQVLLGGFTAHYTVEGQQFYGINVSQWFPYSLVRTWHIQSALFWIATGFLAAGLFLAPLINGGKDPAYQKLGVDILFWALVVVVVGSFTGNYLAIAQIMPPEWNFWLGHQGYEYVDLGRLWQIGKFTGIAFWLVLMLRGIVPALRTPGGDKNLLALLTASVVAIGLFYGAGFFYGERTHLSVMEYWRWWVVHLWVEGFFEVFATTALAFIFSTLGLVSVRMATTASLASASLFMLGGVPGTFHHLYFAGTTTPVMAVGAAFSALEVVPLVVLGHEAWEHWRLQHRTPWMARLRWPLMCFVAVAFWNMLGAGVFGFMINPPISLYYVQGLNTTPVHAHAALFGVYGFLALGFTLLVLRYIRPQLVFSERLMKTGFWWLNAGLVLMIATSLLPIGLFQFHASVSEGLWYARGEEFMQQPFIQTLRWVRTFGDVVFIVGALAMAWQVVSGVFGSRAPAASTGAYLAQARR